From a region of the Syngnathus typhle isolate RoL2023-S1 ecotype Sweden linkage group LG12, RoL_Styp_1.0, whole genome shotgun sequence genome:
- the anxa4 gene encoding annexin A4 has translation MAAIGKRGTVTEAAGFDPEADAQKLREAMKGAGTDEAVVIEVLAHRTIAQRQRIKEAFKQAVGKDLADELSSELSGNFRSVVLGLLMLAPVYDAYELQTSMKGAGTEEACLIDILASRSNTEIQTINAAYKKQYSKNLEEDVCGDTSGMFQRVLVSLLTAGRDESDKVNEALVLQDAKEIYEAGEARWGTDEVKFLTVLCVRNKKHLLRVFEEYQKISGKDIEESIKREMSGCLEDVFLAIVKCIRNKHAFFAERLYKSMKGLGTTDSVLIRIMVSRAEIDMLDIKAQFLKMYGKSLHSFIKGDTSGDYRNILLELCGGE, from the exons ATGGCAGCG ATTGGAAAACGCGGAACAGTGACGGAGGCAGCTGGATTCGACCCAGAGGCAGACGCCCAGAAACTTCGCGAAGCTATGAAGGGAGCTG GCACCGATGAGGCTGTCGTCATTGAGGTACTAGCGCACCGCACTATCGCCCAGAGGCAGCGTATCAAGGAAGCCTTCAAACAGGCGGTGGGGAAG GACCTGGCCGATGAGCTGTCCTCGGAACTGAGCGGGAACTTCCGGAGCGTGGTGCTGGGTCTGCTCATGCTGGCGCCTGTGTACGACGCCTACGAGCTGCAAACCTCCATGAAG GGAGCTGGAACAGAGGAGGCGTGCCTGATCGATATTCTGGCTTCCAGGTCTAATACTGAAATCCAAACAATCAATGCAGCTTACAAGAAAC AATATTCCAAGAACCTGGAGGAGGACGTGTGTGGAGACACGTCAGGAATGTTCCAGAGAGTTTTGGTCTCTTTACTCACG GCTGGACGTGATGAAAGCGACAAAGTGAACGAGGCCCTAGTGTTGCAGGATGCCAAG GAAATCTACGAGGCAGGGGAGGCTCGATGGGGCACGGACGAGGTGAAATTCCTGACCGTACTCTGTGTCAGGAACAAGAAGCATCTGTTACGAG TGTTCGAAGAGTACCAAAAAATTTCCGGGAAAGACATTGAGGAGAGCATCAAGAGGGAAATGTCAGGTTGCCTGGAGGATGTTTTTCTGGCCATAG TGAAATGTATCAGGAACAAACACGCCTTCTTTGCCGAACGTCTGTACAAATCAATGAAG GGTCTGGGCACCACCGACAGTGTGCTCATAAGGATCATGGTGTCGAGGGCCGAGATTGACATGTTGGACATCAAGGCGCAGTTCCTGAAGATGTACGGCAAGTCTCTACATTCATTCATTAAG GGCGATACGTCTGGGGACTACCGCAATATCCTTCTGGAACTGTGTGGAGGAGAGTGA
- the LOC133163111 gene encoding AP2-associated protein kinase 1-like isoform X2: MRKFFDSRRELVSSGPGSGGGGSSSGSSHAGGNFIGRTFTVGRHQVTVEEIIAEGGFAIVFLVKTNQGVRCALKRMYVNNEYDLQVCKCEIQIMKDLVGHKNIVAYLDSSITAMGSRDVWEVFILMDYCKGGQVVNLMNQRLQTGFTEAEVLQIFCDTCDAVSRLHQRKTPIVHRDLKVENILLHDKGHYVLCDFGSATNKALSPQTEGVAAVEEEIKKYTTLSYRAPEMVNLYNNKIITTKADIWALGCLLYKLCFFTLPFGESQVAICDGSFTIPDNSRYSYDLHCLIRYMLEPDPDKRPDIYQVSYFAFKLAQRTCPVQNVKNSSIPSKLPEPIKASEAAAAKKSQAKPRLTDPIPTTETSITPRQRPKAAHTQAAAGILPIQPAALTPRKRANLPAGAAHPVGVSLNLSQPAAALQSQKVQTCALPLVQSQNNSSQAVAAQKQPASAADVVAPVSKADVQPQAQAQPSTAQQTAPPPSVATVASQQAPQCPSSPAAPQRPARRKLPAQAQTPAAQPTLNKPPDEQPQQTSQPSVVQTQAAATEVAAETTPPASPKTTEVQSHKRVPSDVTASTTNGANEDSSQAAEEDIVQPQVDAVQPHGDLVQDQNKVPASSGDITSPPTWNPFDDNDSFSGFIAEEIKPKDAKLSDPPSECETPCGELIPGLQASHEENTEQDSQAERPSAIVDTDSGASLLIVPDPFHTLELSNAPEKLIEGLKSPDVSSLMLPDLLSLSDPFGSSVDDSAKDHITADASLLGCSLISGASAPPAAVSSAASSVSSTSAVSALDEFGLLSGESAQPKTADSSLLISDFEPQQSGAEAATEDEFDPIPVTGRKNSQVSGGHSRSNSGGSESSLPSLARSLLLVDQLIDL; the protein is encoded by the exons ATGAGGAAGTTCTTCGATTCCCGTCGGGAGTTGGTCAGCTCCGGACCTGGTTCCGGAGGAGGTGGTAGCAGCTCCGGGTCCAGCCACGCCGGGGGGAACTTCATCGGGCGAACCTTCACCGTCGGCCGTCACCAAGTCACCGTGGAGGAGATCATCGCCGAAG GTGGCTTTGCGATCGTGTTCCTGGTGAAAACAAACCAAGGCGTGCGATGCGCCTTGAAGAGGATGTACGTCAACAACGAGTACGACCTGCAAGTGTGCAAGTGCGAGATTCAAATCATG AAGGACCTCGTGGGCCACAAGAATATTGTGGCTTATCTGGACTCCAGCATCACAGCCATGGGGTCAAGGGACGTGTGGGAGGTCTTCATACTGATGGACTACTGCAAGG GCGGCCAGGTTGTTAATTTAATGAATCAAAGGCTGCAGACAGGCTTCACAGAGGCCGAGGTGCTTCAGATCTTCTGCGACACCTGCGACGCCGTGTCGCGCCTGCACCAGCGCAAGACGCCTATCGTCCACAGAGACCTGAAG GTGGAGAACATCCTCTTGCACGACAAAGGTCATTACGTGCTTTGTGACTTTGGCAGCGCCACTAACAAGGCCCTGAGTCCACAGACTGAAGGTGTGGCAGCTGTGGAGGAAGAGATTAAAAA gTACACCACCTTGTCATATCGTGCACCTGAGATGGTGAACCTCTACAACAACAAGATCATTACCACCAAAGCAGATATATGG GCGCTGGGGTGTTTGCTCTACAAGTTGTGCTTCTTCACTCTGCCCTTTGGTGAAAGCCAGGTGGCCATTTGCGATGGCAGTTTCACCATTCCGGACAACTCCCGCTACTCTTATGATCTCCACTGCCTCATTC GCTACATGCTGGAGCCTGACCCAGACAAAAGGCCAGATATCTACCAGGTGTCCTACTTTGCTTTCAAACTGGCACAGCGGACATGTCCTGTTCAGAACGTGAAG AATTCTTCAATTCCTTCCAAACTTCCTGAGCCAATCAAAGCAAGCGAAGCTGCTGCAGCCAAGAAGAGTCAAGCCAAGCCCCG ACTGACAGACCCGATCCCAACCACCGAAACTTCCATCACCCCTCGCCAGAGGCCCAAGGCTGCTCATACTCAAGCCGCCGCTGGAATTCTTCCCATTCAGCCCGCTGCCCTCACGCCTCGCAAGCGGGCTAATCTCCCCGCTGGGGCAGCTCACCCTGTTG GAGTCAGCTTGAATCTCTCGCAGCCAGCTGCGGCCCTCCAGTCACAGAAGGTGCAAACTTGTGCTTTGCCTCTGGTCCAGTCACAAAACAACTCCAGCCAAGCCGTAGCGGCACAGAAGCAG CCTGCTTCAGCGGCAGACGTTGTAGCACCCGTTTCCAAGGCAGATGTCCAGCCGCAAGCCCAAGCGCAGCCATCCACAGCCCAGCAAACGGCTCCGCCTCCGTCCGTGGCCACCGTCGCCTCACAACAAGCGCCGCAATGTCCGTCCAGCCCGGCGGCACCTCAGCGTCCCGCTCGACGCAAGCTGCCCGCTCAGGCTCAGACGCCCGCAGCTCAGCCGACGCTCAACAAACCGCCGGACGAGCAACCGCAGCAAACGAGTCAGCCGTCAGTCGTCCAAACTCAGGCGGCTGCCACGGAAGTTGCAGCTGAGACG actccaCCCGCTTCCCCGAAGACAACGGAGGTGCAAAGCCACAAACGTGTCCCAAGTGACGTCACGGCGAGCACCACCAATGGAGCCAACGAAGACTCCTCACAGGCAGCAGAGGAAGACATTGTCCA GCCTCAAGTTGACGCCGTCCAGCCTCATGGCGATCTCGTCCAGGACCAAAACAAAGTCCCCGCCTCCAGCGGTGACATCACCTCGCCGCCCACATGGAACCCGTTCGACGACAATGATAGCTTCTCAGGCTTCATCGCCGAGGAAATCAAACCCAAGGATGCAAAGCTTTCGG ACCCGCCCTCAGAGTGTGAAACGCCGTGCGGAGAGCTGATACCGGGCTTGCAGGCCTCACACGAGGAAAATACAGAACAAGACTCACAAG CTGAACGACCGTCAGCCATTGTTGACACTGATTCAGGAGCGTCACTGTTGATCGTCCCAGATCCATTCCATACCCTTGAGCTGTCTAACGCACCAG AGAAGCTTATTGAAGGACTCAAATCTCCAGACGTGTCTTCACTCATGCTTCCCGACCTGCTGTCTTTGTCTGATCCTTTTGGCAGTTCTGTGGACGACTCTGCAAAAG ATCACATCACTGCAGACGCCTCTCTGCTGGGCTGTTCTCTGATCTCCGGTGCATCCGCACCTCCAGCTGCCGTAAGCAGCGCCGCCTCCTCGGTGTCCTCCACCTCCGCTGTGTCTGCTTTAGACGAGTTTGGTCTGCTGTCTGGAGAATCTGCACAGCCCAAAACAGCAG ATTCGTCTCTCCTCATCTCTGACTTTGAGCCCCAGCAAAGTGGCGCCGAGGCGGCCACAGAGGACGAGTTTGACCCCATCCCCGTAACCGGACGGAAGAACTCCCAAG TTTCAGGAGGCCACTCGCGCAGTAACAGTGGCGGCTCTGAATCCAGCCTGCCCAGCTTGGCCCGCTCCCTTCTGCTGGTGGACCAGCTCATCGACTTGTAG
- the LOC133163765 gene encoding prolactin-releasing peptide receptor-like, translating to METNGSNTQRDIYKVAVHDNSSNCSSQFADVALLQTFKPLIIPCYALVVAVGVFGNYLLLYVICRARKMHNVTNFFIGNLAFSDMLMCVTCVPFTLAYAFNPRGWVFGRFMCYLVYLIQPVTVYVSVFTLTAIAVDRYYATVHPLKKRTSVATCVCVLAGIWLISCGLVTPAVSHTYHVEFKDEGFTICEEFWLGREKERRAYAYTTLLLTYVLPLSAVFLSYLCITVKLKKCVAPGHRTQEKASAQQARKRKIFRLVALLVSAFALCWLPIHVFNMLRDIDIRLINKRFFLLIQLLCHLCAMSSSCCNPFLNAWLHDRFRGELRKMLKCRSRVGAPLNRCAAGVVL from the exons ATGGAGACAAATGGCAGCAACACGCAGAGAGACATTTACAAGGTGGCCGTGCATGACAACTCCAGCAACTGCAGCTCGCAGTTTGCTGACGTGGCCTTGCTGCAGACGTTCAAGCCCCTGATCATCCCGTGCTACGCTCTGGTAGTGGCGGTGGGCGTCTTCGGCAACTACCTGCTCCTCTACGTCATCTGCCGAGCACGCAAGATGCACAACGTCACCAATTTTTTCATCGGCAACTTGGCCTTCTCTGACATGCTCATGTGCGTGACCTGCGTGCCCTTCACCCTGGCGTACGCCTTCAACCCCCGTGGTTGGGTCTTCGGTCGCTTCATGTGTTACTTGGTGTACCTCATCCAGCCGGTCACCGTCTACGTTTCGGTcttcacgctcaccgccatagCTGTGGACAG ATATTACGCCACGGTGCACCCCCTGAAGAAGCGTACCTCCGTGGCCACCTGTGTGTGCGTCCTCGCCGGGATCTGGCTAATATCCTGCGGCCTTGTCACCCCGGCGGTGAGCCACACCTATCACGTGGAGTTTAAAGACGAAGGCTTCACCATCTGCGAAGAGTTCTGGCTGGGCCGTGAGAAGGAGCGACGGGCCTACGCTTACACCACCCTGCTGCTCACCTACGTCCTGCCCCTGTCTGCCGTTTTTCTCTCTTACTTGTGCATCACGGTCAAGTTAAAAAAGTGCGTGGCGCCAGGCCACCGGACCCAAGAGAAGGCCAGCGCCCAACAAGCCCGGAAGAGGAAGATCTTCCGCTTGGTGGCCCTCTTGGTGTCCGCCTTTGCTCTCTGCTGGCTCCCTATTCATGTCTTCAACATGCTTCGAGACATCGACATCCGTCTCATTAACAAACGCTTCTTCTTGCTTATCCAGCTGCTTTGCCACCTGTGCGCCATGAGCTCATCCTGCTGCAACCCTTTCCTCAACGCGTGGCTGCACGACCGATTCCGCGGCGAGCTGAGGAAGATGCTCAAATGCCGAAGCCGCGTCGGAGCGCCGCTTAACCGCTGCGCCGCCGGTGTGGTTTTATAA